CGGACACCGTCGATTCCTATACGCCGAAACGAGCGAACCTGATCACGTCCTCCCACTTCTACACGTTTACGACTTCAGGCGGGGCCACGACGGTTCGCATGGATATCACCGGCCTCGGCCGCGTAAAAAACCCAAACGCGAACGACCTGGACCTCTTTTTGTACAACGGCAATGGACAGTTGATTGATGTTTCCGACAGCGGCGGGAATGGGCAGCCCGAACGAATCGCCGGCCGGCTCGCAGCGGGGACATATTTCATTGAAGTCCGCAGCTATTACACCAACGGCGATACCGGCGTGGTTGTGTACAACTCCGGCGATTATACGTTGAGCATTTCCGTCCAATAGGCCTACAATAGCTTCAGTAC
Above is a window of Terriglobia bacterium DNA encoding:
- a CDS encoding PPC domain-containing protein; this translates as RVSSSTSDVVNAAQSRNISYLPDALPDVTNPFPEPVNVGAPIGPDTVDSYTPKRANLITSSHFYTFTTSGGATTVRMDITGLGRVKNPNANDLDLFLYNGNGQLIDVSDSGGNGQPERIAGRLAAGTYFIEVRSYYTNGDTGVVVYNSGDYTLSISVQ